The Exiguobacterium aurantiacum DSM 6208 genome includes a window with the following:
- a CDS encoding Ig-like domain-containing protein, producing MAKKSFKLVKASAALAVTAAALTPVMAAEASTAKAVELKAEVVLGGKFKEALALNTPAGVQITWGKHLVTAINKWQTVTGKGSDGKTYIKKLYARNYPLYVLDQDLGEVEAGSELVKPSIRVMYRDGKVYTQAPERYTMSSNYNTKDEGEQKVLISYNHNGNRVTKMLSYTVVAGEVEFENISASVNQATEVLSVNADVKNLKEGEKVELHVFANKNTASTPIVTEATVTKEGKLSVSRQFPVGTHSFQLVSGDVKSDLKDFTVEAAMVKNVAAINAKELQVTFNKPVDKTDIAGKVTLEGVTFDTPVLSEDGMVLTLTATAVAPATPKIEVTNAKLTVAPIKTKADAKVLTAAYNAIFSAADKTAASVAGVKAVGTTAEITFSEPVQSAGLVSVNGVQTSGSLSKDGKTLTVSGLEAEKAYRVDLVGVKDFAGNVSNPIALNFTVAKPVVDNVKPTVSGSVSGTTVTLNFSEELKSAGTLTIGSAPYPLVQDKDVKTKYTADVKGALGTATFLNASFKVAGFEDLAGNKGEDYTFTGLIQGDTTAPTFAGASAKILVADDKTVDTDVDAVYLTFSEKVDFKGNLNITSINGIVQSKPEPILVDQKTGQGVDVDGNGKIEGAEAYTIKVLVDLDESTSYGFSVDKESVKDLSGNPLASTLFFNLTTGKFVPATPESTATVTATVAEPVSNSTLVVTFSENMTSSALQASNYTLGGQALPAGTTLNFVDSLKEVHVKLPAGSVAVNGLYVFEGKNLVSTAGNTLAGEKVSKLLTLKENIAPVATKIDVVASNKFTVTFSENVTNVTTGIIVKVNGVTVTPDSLSISGNKLTVETAANFSLSDSLSVEFKDAGLADGNGNVIVNATITK from the coding sequence ATGGCAAAGAAATCATTCAAGTTAGTCAAAGCGTCAGCAGCACTCGCTGTGACGGCAGCAGCTCTTACTCCGGTAATGGCAGCAGAAGCTTCAACAGCAAAAGCAGTTGAGCTCAAAGCAGAAGTCGTACTCGGCGGCAAGTTCAAAGAGGCACTCGCTCTTAACACACCAGCTGGCGTACAAATCACATGGGGCAAGCACCTCGTAACAGCAATCAACAAGTGGCAAACAGTTACTGGTAAAGGTTCTGATGGCAAGACGTACATCAAGAAACTTTACGCTCGTAACTACCCACTCTACGTTCTTGACCAAGACCTCGGCGAAGTCGAAGCTGGTTCTGAACTCGTAAAACCATCGATCCGCGTTATGTACCGCGATGGAAAAGTTTACACACAAGCTCCTGAGCGCTACACAATGAGCTCGAACTACAACACGAAAGATGAAGGCGAGCAAAAAGTCCTCATCTCTTACAACCACAACGGTAACCGTGTAACGAAAATGCTTTCTTACACAGTAGTAGCTGGTGAAGTTGAGTTCGAAAACATCTCTGCTTCAGTTAACCAAGCGACAGAAGTTCTTTCTGTAAACGCTGACGTGAAGAACCTCAAAGAAGGCGAAAAAGTTGAACTTCACGTTTTCGCTAACAAAAACACTGCTTCAACGCCAATCGTAACGGAAGCAACAGTTACTAAAGAAGGCAAATTGTCTGTATCTCGTCAATTCCCAGTTGGCACACACTCGTTCCAACTCGTATCTGGCGATGTGAAATCTGACCTTAAAGACTTCACAGTTGAAGCAGCTATGGTTAAAAACGTAGCGGCAATCAACGCGAAAGAACTTCAAGTTACTTTCAACAAGCCTGTCGATAAAACTGACATTGCTGGTAAAGTAACACTTGAAGGCGTAACTTTCGATACACCAGTTCTTTCTGAAGATGGAATGGTTCTTACGCTTACTGCAACAGCAGTTGCTCCAGCGACACCGAAAATTGAAGTTACTAACGCTAAATTGACTGTTGCTCCAATCAAAACTAAAGCTGATGCTAAAGTATTGACTGCTGCATACAACGCGATCTTCTCGGCTGCTGATAAGACTGCTGCTTCTGTAGCTGGCGTCAAAGCTGTAGGTACAACTGCTGAGATCACTTTCTCTGAGCCTGTACAATCTGCTGGATTAGTAAGTGTGAACGGCGTTCAAACTTCTGGTTCACTTTCTAAAGATGGTAAAACTTTAACGGTTTCAGGTCTTGAAGCTGAAAAAGCATACCGTGTTGACCTTGTTGGCGTAAAAGATTTCGCTGGTAACGTCTCTAACCCGATCGCCCTCAACTTCACAGTTGCAAAACCGGTTGTTGACAACGTGAAACCAACTGTGTCTGGTTCTGTTTCTGGAACTACAGTCACACTTAACTTCTCAGAAGAACTTAAGTCTGCTGGTACACTAACTATTGGATCTGCGCCATATCCGTTGGTTCAAGATAAAGATGTGAAAACAAAGTACACTGCTGATGTGAAGGGTGCACTCGGAACTGCAACGTTCTTGAACGCATCATTCAAAGTAGCTGGGTTTGAAGATCTCGCTGGAAACAAAGGCGAAGACTACACGTTCACTGGTTTGATTCAAGGTGACACTACAGCACCTACATTCGCTGGTGCTTCAGCTAAAATCCTTGTTGCTGATGACAAAACTGTTGATACTGATGTAGATGCTGTTTACCTTACGTTCAGCGAGAAGGTTGATTTCAAAGGGAACCTTAACATCACGTCAATTAACGGAATCGTTCAAAGCAAACCTGAACCGATTCTTGTAGATCAAAAAACTGGTCAAGGTGTTGACGTGGATGGGAATGGCAAGATTGAAGGAGCAGAAGCTTATACTATTAAAGTATTGGTTGATCTTGATGAGTCTACGTCATACGGGTTCTCTGTAGATAAAGAATCGGTTAAAGATCTTTCTGGTAACCCGCTTGCTTCTACATTGTTCTTCAACTTGACTACAGGTAAATTTGTTCCAGCTACGCCAGAGAGCACTGCAACAGTTACTGCTACTGTAGCTGAGCCTGTGTCAAATTCTACACTCGTTGTTACTTTCAGTGAGAACATGACATCTTCTGCGCTTCAAGCTTCTAACTATACTCTTGGTGGGCAAGCGCTTCCTGCTGGAACAACGCTCAACTTCGTGGACAGCTTGAAAGAGGTTCACGTGAAGTTGCCAGCTGGATCTGTAGCTGTTAACGGTTTATACGTCTTCGAAGGTAAGAATCTTGTATCAACAGCTGGAAACACATTGGCTGGCGAGAAAGTTTCAAAACTCTTGACGTTGAAGGAAAACATTGCACCAGTTGCAACGAAAATTGATGTTGTAGCTAGCAACAAGTTCACGGTAACATTCTCTGAGAACGTTACAAATGTGACAACAGGGATCATTGTTAAAGTTAACGGTGTAACTGTAACGCCAGATAGCTTGTCTATCTCAGGCAACAAACTCACTGTTGAAACAGCTGCTAACTTCTCGCTCTCTGACAGCTTGTCTGTAGAGTTCAAAGATGCAGGTTTGGCTGATGGTAATGGAAACGTGATTGTAAACGCAACAATCACTAAATAA
- a CDS encoding Ig-like domain-containing protein, whose translation MKQPKYLSLFLAGTLVIGGFSPSFVAAEGNTETVEPVEQTETTDTTVPTEPEVTTPVETTPEVEADVTAPDAPVVSAVFHTSTSLTIKGEVGANAEILISGKTYERIIRTNGEAIFTMSPQPVGRVIDVRLVDASGNVSETTAIVVAEDATARPKAPVIGKVDNSSRAIEVTGTPGLAVTVTVGGSTFNGSFDANGNYRRVIALQKVGTVLTAQAKKPNGAISELVKSTVVADTVAPNKARLTQAVTTVSNGIAGTAEPLATVIVTIDGKAYTAPVMSTGKFVLPIPKQPLGKKMSLVVRDGAGNRSAAETLTVQHALFNNFHRVNMDGFRMTLHKEVFAADGSVRYNETFAPLFFDRPTKANMGFLVNYIAEDGEPLEFEKLRIRVGKASFVHTIDPYDVDYYEYDDGTVEESYLFQPDAKMIAFIKQHVRPENRIVVTIEGYDYEVEWALLGGEKRAFIQSLQYAGY comes from the coding sequence ATGAAACAACCGAAGTATTTATCACTTTTCCTCGCCGGGACACTCGTCATCGGCGGCTTCAGCCCATCGTTCGTCGCGGCCGAAGGGAACACCGAGACGGTCGAGCCTGTCGAACAGACGGAAACGACAGACACAACGGTTCCGACAGAACCTGAAGTGACGACTCCAGTCGAAACGACGCCGGAAGTCGAAGCTGACGTGACGGCACCGGACGCACCGGTCGTCTCGGCCGTGTTCCACACCTCGACGTCACTCACGATCAAAGGTGAAGTCGGCGCGAACGCGGAGATCCTCATCTCGGGCAAGACGTATGAGCGCATCATCCGCACGAACGGCGAAGCGATCTTCACGATGTCCCCGCAACCGGTCGGACGCGTCATCGACGTCCGTTTGGTCGATGCGAGCGGAAACGTGAGCGAGACGACGGCGATTGTCGTCGCAGAAGACGCGACGGCACGTCCGAAAGCCCCGGTCATCGGGAAAGTTGATAACTCATCACGCGCCATCGAAGTGACGGGGACGCCAGGACTCGCGGTCACGGTCACGGTCGGCGGCAGTACGTTCAACGGCTCGTTCGATGCGAACGGGAACTACCGTCGCGTCATCGCGCTCCAAAAAGTGGGGACAGTGCTCACGGCACAAGCGAAGAAACCGAACGGCGCGATCAGCGAGCTCGTGAAGTCGACGGTCGTCGCGGACACGGTCGCACCAAACAAGGCGCGCCTCACACAAGCTGTCACGACAGTATCGAACGGGATCGCCGGAACGGCCGAGCCGCTCGCGACGGTCATCGTGACGATCGACGGGAAAGCGTACACGGCCCCGGTCATGTCGACAGGGAAGTTCGTCTTACCGATCCCGAAACAACCGCTCGGAAAGAAGATGTCGCTCGTCGTCCGTGACGGCGCCGGCAACCGCAGTGCCGCTGAGACGCTCACGGTGCAACACGCGCTCTTCAACAATTTCCACCGCGTCAACATGGACGGCTTCCGCATGACGCTTCATAAGGAAGTGTTCGCCGCAGACGGATCGGTCCGTTACAACGAGACGTTCGCGCCGCTCTTCTTTGATCGTCCGACGAAAGCCAACATGGGCTTCCTCGTCAACTACATCGCGGAAGACGGTGAGCCGCTCGAGTTTGAGAAGCTCCGCATCCGTGTAGGCAAGGCGTCGTTCGTCCACACGATCGACCCGTACGACGTTGATTACTACGAGTATGACGATGGGACGGTCGAAGAGTCGTACTTGTTCCAACCGGATGCGAAGATGATCGCGTTCATCAAGCAACACGTTCGTCCGGAGAACCGGATCGTCGTCACGATCGAAGGATATGACTACGAAGTCGAATGGGCGCTCCTCGGAGGCGAGAAGCGCGCGTTCATCCAGTCGCTCCAATACGCTGGATACTAA
- a CDS encoding nuclear transport factor 2 family protein, giving the protein METLNMKQLSDDRATFQTGGDLEAMRGIMHDSFRYVDSSGRQFDKETFLDQFVDPASVQWIAQETVTFDETVKGDLAIVQLLLEERFILGTNAYEGRFWALHLYVKEGESWLWQGGQATMIHEV; this is encoded by the coding sequence ATGGAAACATTGAATATGAAACAACTTTCTGACGACCGGGCCACGTTCCAGACGGGCGGGGACCTCGAGGCGATGCGCGGCATCATGCACGATTCGTTCCGCTACGTCGATTCGAGCGGCCGTCAGTTCGATAAAGAGACGTTTTTAGACCAGTTCGTCGACCCGGCGTCGGTCCAGTGGATCGCCCAAGAGACGGTCACGTTCGACGAGACGGTGAAAGGCGACCTCGCCATCGTCCAACTGTTGTTAGAAGAGCGGTTCATCCTTGGGACGAACGCGTATGAAGGACGCTTTTGGGCGCTCCACCTGTATGTGAAAGAAGGCGAATCGTGGCTCTGGCAAGGCGGTCAGGCGACGATGATTCACGAAGTATGA
- a CDS encoding heparinase II/III family protein, producing MNLLMKGTLLSTALILTATSVGAEASTRPFFTEVGKDTTVYRLMPDKSMRPIATLTPNKRYDVVGVSGSYYQVEVDGRRTYGLKRDIPLKTTTLTKAVVADSQYDRLLHNYTARSVKREVPYYYGFLTEAQAVSQADSALNGSWRLGAAPGRQAVPDIAMFDWERDIKVGDSTSFMFQAQYWMVLNQVTMAYHYTKDVKYLAYGKQLVEGWVKQYPTAQYKRYPNAYHQQGTAIRTFHLINFWNQYKRSRLNNDAAFSALVLRAVEGHGEVLSTPSFYRPRHNHGIFQDMALTDIAETFPELERSAEWRELAAARLTEQLDHSLSPDNVHLEHSPGYQVYTYEMLYRFNRWIEANGFTTSPRLEAVEQMPETLVHLVKPNRTLPLFGDTTGEPRTTSMISTLRDYPHLLFAVTGGKEGVRPLERTKQLHTQYAVLREHWGEKRPFDEAVSLMMTAGFHNTAHKHQDDLSIDLYGYGRDFIVETGRFGYTNLPERNQAVHVNAHNTINTGTRQLTLHASTLGKSGILSVEETDGLQRATGYSELMGQGVHHTRSISHDQAGTVIVADTVRSDSRASFTQRFHLGVGLEPIEEKDGETMFRDKEGRTLQVVQMPIASTGVMRLEPSFVAYRDFEWTPRHQVVSTKTGAGTSFITLFHMSKTGTRVTFSHVTETDSAYVVSYSLSDGRSRTIEMPKGEVDVPEEEIEIVEE from the coding sequence ATGAATCTACTTATGAAAGGCACGCTCTTGTCGACAGCACTCATCTTGACGGCGACATCGGTCGGCGCGGAAGCGAGCACACGTCCATTTTTCACCGAAGTCGGGAAAGACACGACCGTCTATCGGCTCATGCCGGACAAGTCGATGCGACCGATCGCCACGCTTACACCGAACAAGCGCTACGACGTCGTCGGCGTCTCGGGGAGTTACTATCAAGTCGAGGTCGACGGGCGCCGCACATACGGCTTGAAGCGGGACATCCCGCTCAAGACGACGACACTCACGAAAGCGGTCGTCGCCGACAGCCAATATGACCGCCTGCTCCATAACTACACGGCGCGCTCGGTGAAGCGCGAAGTGCCGTACTATTACGGCTTCTTGACGGAGGCGCAAGCCGTGTCTCAAGCCGACTCGGCACTAAATGGCAGCTGGCGGCTCGGGGCGGCACCAGGCCGTCAAGCCGTGCCGGACATCGCCATGTTCGACTGGGAGCGCGACATCAAAGTCGGCGACTCGACGTCGTTCATGTTCCAGGCACAATACTGGATGGTGTTGAACCAAGTGACGATGGCGTACCATTACACGAAAGACGTCAAATACTTGGCGTACGGGAAGCAGCTCGTCGAGGGCTGGGTCAAGCAGTATCCGACCGCGCAATACAAACGTTACCCGAACGCCTACCATCAACAAGGGACGGCCATCCGCACGTTCCATTTAATCAACTTCTGGAACCAATACAAACGCTCGCGTCTGAACAATGACGCCGCGTTCAGCGCGCTCGTGCTCCGTGCCGTCGAAGGACACGGTGAGGTGTTGTCGACGCCATCGTTCTATCGCCCACGCCACAACCACGGGATTTTCCAAGACATGGCGCTCACCGACATCGCCGAGACGTTCCCGGAACTCGAGCGGTCGGCCGAATGGCGTGAGCTCGCGGCGGCACGTCTGACCGAACAGCTCGACCATTCGCTCAGCCCGGACAACGTCCACCTCGAGCACTCGCCGGGCTACCAAGTGTACACGTATGAGATGCTGTACCGCTTCAACCGCTGGATCGAGGCGAACGGTTTCACGACGTCGCCACGACTAGAGGCGGTCGAGCAGATGCCGGAGACGCTCGTCCATCTCGTCAAGCCGAACCGGACGTTGCCGCTCTTCGGTGACACGACGGGCGAGCCGCGGACGACGTCGATGATCTCGACGCTGCGCGACTATCCACACCTATTGTTCGCCGTCACGGGCGGCAAGGAAGGCGTCCGTCCGTTGGAGCGGACGAAGCAGCTCCACACGCAATATGCCGTCCTGCGCGAGCATTGGGGCGAGAAACGTCCGTTCGACGAGGCGGTCTCGCTCATGATGACGGCCGGCTTCCATAACACGGCGCACAAGCATCAGGACGATTTGAGCATCGACTTGTACGGCTATGGGCGTGATTTCATCGTCGAGACGGGCCGCTTCGGCTACACGAATTTGCCGGAACGGAATCAGGCCGTCCACGTCAACGCCCACAACACGATCAACACGGGCACGCGCCAGCTGACGCTCCATGCGAGCACGCTCGGGAAGAGCGGCATCTTGTCGGTCGAGGAGACGGACGGGTTGCAACGGGCAACCGGCTACAGCGAACTGATGGGACAAGGGGTCCACCACACGCGCAGCATTTCCCATGACCAGGCCGGCACGGTGATCGTCGCCGATACGGTCCGTTCGGACTCACGCGCCTCGTTCACGCAGCGGTTCCACCTCGGCGTCGGCCTTGAGCCGATCGAGGAGAAAGACGGCGAGACGATGTTCCGTGACAAAGAAGGACGGACGCTCCAAGTCGTGCAAATGCCGATTGCTTCGACCGGCGTCATGCGCCTCGAGCCGAGCTTCGTCGCCTATCGCGACTTCGAATGGACGCCGCGCCACCAAGTCGTCTCGACGAAGACGGGGGCGGGTACGTCGTTCATCACGTTGTTCCACATGTCGAAGACGGGCACGCGCGTCACGTTCTCACACGTGACGGAGACAGACTCGGCATACGTCGTGTCGTACTCGCTATCGGACGGACGCTCGCGCACGATCGAGATGCCGAAAGGCGAGGTCGACGTGCCGGAAGAAGAAATTGAAATCGTGGAAGAGTAA
- a CDS encoding CotH kinase family protein produces MKVLKVGLLAAVLAGTWGGMYYIAEENATAGAAFEAALAEELNIPVGSFNQNKVRGVTALDLSGYQLTDLTGLEHFQSLETLNLSGNRLTDVSALANLPHLKVVDLSFNRLTDVPDLPDTLETLDLEGNDVSDISFLPASETLTTLNLRDNDVTSLEALERTPNVTHLNVRGNAIESIEPLQGLTGLVNVNLRDNRIADFSPLENLDISERLYVTGNATHDYSSLDGIAEGVTDRDFEMLPDRPSFTVDSGIIAPGTSLSFEAADGAEIFYTTDGSDPTPESTRYMGPITLDTSLTANNPVLSNNRMATNRTPPTFERGAAERALVVRAISVKDGATSALATRTYLLDSDLFTSNLPVVSLTTDAANLFDERIGIYTPGDVPDGPLEIGRGNFFETGREWERPAHLDYFEGGEHVFGQDIGIRIHGGFSRGLAQKSLRLYARSEYGQSRFYHPFFPGNDETEFNRLLLRNAGNDWQGAMLRDAFMQELLSERPLDFQDYQPTIVLVNGEYWGLHNLRELYSPDYFEIKYDIDETELAILEADQDMPDGFVIETGRDADLIHYREMVRFAETNDLNAPDVFDELERRMDVDNFLEYAAYQAFYGNLDSMFNNYVVWRKATELTDDDAYGHDGRWRWVVFDLDQGFAGRLPLEESINYDMFAFLTGPGPEHTLFRSLMASTEGRERFVEIFDELLAGPFTPEAMTSKLDEVASAVVPEMPRQIARWGNIPSVDAWEAELAEMRQFAERRPAVIRQQLARFGTE; encoded by the coding sequence ATGAAGGTACTAAAAGTCGGATTGTTGGCCGCCGTGCTCGCCGGGACGTGGGGCGGCATGTACTACATCGCCGAAGAGAACGCGACGGCCGGGGCGGCGTTCGAGGCCGCGCTCGCCGAAGAGCTGAACATCCCGGTCGGCTCGTTCAACCAGAACAAGGTCCGGGGCGTCACCGCGCTCGACTTGTCCGGCTATCAGTTGACCGACTTGACCGGGCTCGAACATTTCCAGTCGCTCGAGACGCTCAACCTGTCCGGCAACCGTTTGACCGACGTGTCGGCGCTCGCCAACTTACCTCATTTGAAAGTGGTCGACTTGAGCTTCAACCGTCTGACGGACGTGCCGGATCTCCCGGACACGCTCGAGACGCTCGATTTAGAAGGGAACGACGTGAGCGACATCTCGTTCTTGCCGGCGTCTGAGACGCTCACGACGCTCAACTTGCGTGACAACGACGTCACGTCACTCGAGGCGCTCGAACGGACCCCGAACGTGACGCATCTGAACGTCCGCGGCAACGCCATCGAATCGATCGAGCCGCTCCAAGGCCTGACGGGACTCGTCAACGTCAATCTGCGGGACAACCGCATCGCCGACTTCTCGCCGCTCGAGAATCTCGACATCTCGGAACGGCTGTACGTGACGGGGAACGCGACGCACGACTATTCGAGTCTCGACGGGATCGCCGAGGGCGTCACCGACCGCGACTTCGAGATGTTGCCGGACCGGCCCTCGTTCACGGTCGACAGCGGCATCATCGCACCTGGGACATCGCTCTCGTTCGAGGCGGCAGACGGGGCCGAGATTTTCTATACGACAGACGGCAGCGACCCGACACCCGAGTCGACCCGTTATATGGGCCCGATCACGCTCGACACGTCGCTCACCGCGAACAACCCGGTACTCTCGAACAACCGGATGGCGACGAACCGGACCCCGCCGACGTTCGAACGGGGAGCGGCCGAACGAGCCCTCGTCGTCCGGGCGATCAGCGTGAAGGATGGCGCGACGAGCGCGCTCGCGACGCGGACGTATTTACTCGACTCGGACTTGTTCACGTCGAACCTTCCCGTCGTCTCGCTCACGACCGACGCCGCCAACTTGTTCGATGAGCGGATCGGGATCTATACGCCAGGCGACGTCCCGGACGGCCCGCTCGAGATCGGGCGCGGCAACTTCTTCGAGACGGGGCGGGAATGGGAGCGGCCGGCCCACCTCGATTACTTTGAAGGCGGCGAGCACGTCTTCGGACAAGACATCGGCATCCGCATCCATGGCGGTTTCTCGCGCGGTCTCGCGCAGAAGAGCCTTCGCCTTTACGCGCGGAGCGAGTACGGGCAGAGCCGCTTCTACCACCCGTTCTTCCCCGGGAACGACGAGACCGAGTTCAACCGTCTGCTCCTCCGGAACGCCGGCAATGATTGGCAAGGGGCGATGCTGCGTGACGCGTTCATGCAGGAACTTCTCAGTGAGCGTCCGCTCGACTTCCAAGACTATCAGCCGACAATCGTCCTCGTAAACGGGGAGTATTGGGGGCTGCATAATTTGCGGGAACTGTATTCACCGGATTATTTCGAGATCAAATACGACATCGACGAGACCGAGCTCGCCATCCTCGAGGCGGACCAAGACATGCCGGACGGTTTCGTCATCGAAACGGGACGAGACGCCGATCTCATCCATTACCGGGAGATGGTCCGCTTCGCCGAGACGAACGACTTGAACGCGCCTGACGTGTTCGACGAGCTCGAGCGCCGGATGGACGTCGACAATTTCCTCGAGTACGCGGCGTACCAGGCGTTTTACGGCAACCTCGACAGCATGTTCAACAACTATGTCGTCTGGCGCAAGGCGACGGAACTGACGGACGATGACGCCTATGGCCACGATGGACGTTGGCGCTGGGTCGTCTTCGACCTCGACCAAGGCTTCGCCGGGCGTTTGCCGCTCGAGGAGAGCATCAACTACGACATGTTCGCCTTCTTGACGGGACCCGGACCGGAGCACACGTTGTTCCGTTCGCTCATGGCGAGCACGGAAGGACGGGAGCGTTTCGTTGAGATCTTCGACGAGCTGCTCGCCGGGCCGTTCACACCGGAGGCGATGACGTCGAAACTGGACGAGGTCGCGAGTGCGGTCGTGCCGGAGATGCCGCGGCAAATCGCGCGCTGGGGGAACATCCCGTCCGTCGACGCGTGGGAGGCCGAACTCGCCGAGATGCGCCAGTTCGCCGAGCGGCGTCCGGCCGTCATCCGGCAACAACTAGCCCGTTTCGGGACCGAATGA
- a CDS encoding SH3 domain-containing protein → MKRFIILTLIAALVVSTFPPPVSAKTPYVTAKQVALKQSASTKAKTLITIPKGKTVTHLSDKGSGSNVQYGKQKGFVAKRDIQKQTTAPKPVTDVVPAPVFGSFSYFTYKGGDIVSMLGKTYKIDAPLLPFFKKHAGVFKTVFGIPVTDGNVITGFKVFNPNQFHPGSFTLDIDKAASERIETFVINVSSHLSPTIVINAASPVTQVTTAGSTGRSAKSLSPERRAFQEKRRLNGSSYGWATFIHRLVLISLR, encoded by the coding sequence ATGAAACGATTCATCATTCTCACGCTGATCGCCGCTCTCGTCGTCAGCACATTCCCGCCGCCCGTTTCGGCGAAGACGCCGTACGTGACCGCGAAGCAGGTCGCCCTCAAGCAGTCCGCGTCAACGAAAGCGAAGACGCTCATCACCATCCCGAAAGGCAAGACCGTCACCCACTTATCCGACAAAGGCAGCGGGTCGAACGTCCAGTACGGCAAACAGAAAGGATTCGTCGCCAAACGGGATATCCAGAAGCAGACCACCGCACCGAAACCGGTGACAGACGTCGTCCCGGCACCCGTCTTCGGGTCGTTCAGCTACTTCACGTATAAAGGCGGCGACATCGTCAGCATGCTTGGCAAGACGTACAAAATTGACGCGCCGTTGCTGCCGTTCTTCAAAAAACACGCAGGTGTATTCAAGACCGTGTTCGGGATCCCCGTCACGGACGGGAACGTGATCACCGGGTTCAAGGTGTTCAATCCGAACCAGTTCCATCCGGGTTCGTTCACGCTCGATATCGACAAGGCCGCCTCCGAGCGAATCGAGACGTTCGTCATCAACGTGAGCTCCCATCTGAGCCCGACCATCGTCATCAACGCGGCCAGTCCCGTCACGCAAGTCACGACCGCCGGCTCAACGGGACGTTCCGCCAAGTCGCTGTCACCGGAACGTCGCGCCTTTCAGGAAAAGCGACGATTGAACGGGTCGTCTTACGGATGGGCGACTTTTATCCATCGCCTAGTTCTTATATCGCTCAGGTGA